Proteins encoded by one window of Acidipropionibacterium virtanenii:
- the gatC gene encoding Asp-tRNA(Asn)/Glu-tRNA(Gln) amidotransferase subunit GatC — translation MPSLRRIIVALSPDDVARLAGLARIELTEEETARLALQLDGILDAVASVSRVAGDDVPPTSHAVPLINVFRADEVRPSMPTEEALAMAPRAEQNRFRVPRILDEEAM, via the coding sequence CTGCCGTCTCTCAGGAGGATCATCGTGGCTCTGTCGCCAGATGACGTCGCCCGTCTGGCCGGCCTGGCGCGCATCGAGCTCACCGAGGAGGAGACGGCGAGGCTGGCACTCCAGCTCGACGGCATCCTCGACGCGGTGGCCAGCGTGTCCAGGGTGGCCGGCGACGATGTGCCGCCCACCTCGCACGCCGTGCCCCTGATCAATGTCTTCCGGGCCGATGAGGTGAGGCCCTCGATGCCCACCGAGGAGGCACTGGCGATGGCGCCGCGGGCCGAGCAGAACCGGTTCAGGGTGCCTCGCATTCTCGATGAGGAGGCCATGTGA
- a CDS encoding ABC transporter ATP-binding protein — MNPESPAISIRDAGYRYRRSTAPVLEHVTLDVPAFEHLALIGRSGCGKSTLLRLIGGLACPQTGTVQVLGATDEAGRLAACALMPQNDLLLPWFDLAGNVAIGLRNQGVPRRRARSRALGALSQLGLSEWAGARPDALSGGMRQRASLARALLAGKPVLLADEPLGALDAITRAEGQKWLRDAVTGASTTLVMVTHDVEEALLLSRRVVLLAGRPGCCTGSWPGWFDDDRPHEEILADPEFGASRTAILGALGRVRQAA, encoded by the coding sequence ATGAACCCAGAATCCCCGGCGATCTCGATCCGCGACGCCGGCTACCGCTACCGGCGCTCGACGGCACCGGTCCTCGAGCACGTGACGCTGGACGTGCCCGCTTTCGAGCATCTCGCCCTCATCGGGCGCTCCGGGTGCGGCAAGTCGACCCTGCTGAGACTCATCGGCGGCCTCGCCTGCCCGCAGACCGGCACGGTCCAGGTGCTCGGCGCCACTGATGAGGCAGGGCGCCTGGCGGCCTGCGCCCTGATGCCCCAGAACGACCTCCTGCTGCCCTGGTTCGACCTGGCCGGCAATGTCGCCATCGGCCTGCGCAACCAGGGGGTGCCGCGCCGGCGGGCGCGCTCCCGGGCGCTGGGCGCACTGTCCCAGCTCGGCCTGTCCGAGTGGGCCGGCGCGCGGCCGGACGCCCTGTCGGGAGGGATGCGCCAGCGCGCCTCCCTGGCCCGGGCACTGCTGGCCGGCAAGCCGGTGCTGCTGGCCGACGAGCCGCTGGGCGCCCTGGACGCCATCACCCGCGCCGAGGGACAGAAATGGCTGCGCGACGCCGTCACCGGTGCCAGTACGACCCTTGTGATGGTCACCCACGACGTCGAGGAGGCCCTGCTGCTGTCGCGGCGGGTGGTGCTGCTGGCCGGGCGGCCGGGCTGCTGCACCGGGTCGTGGCCCGGCTGGTTCGACGACGACCGCCCTCACGAGGAGATCCTGGCCGACCCGGAGTTCGGCGCATCGCGCACGGCGATCCTCGGGGCGCTGGGCCGGGTCAGGCAGGCGGCATGA
- a CDS encoding TIGR03085 family metal-binding protein, translating to MSLASTERAALADDLDRFGPAAPTLCQGWLASDLLTHLLLRENDPLAAPGMAVSTFDEITARRAERLESRHSFAERVERFRKGPAAWSVFRVPALDRAANGMEFFIHHEDLLRAEPDWKPRDLGHQTQTHLAKVLSRSGRLLTRRSPVGVRAELTDQSGDLHDMWLRPGDRIVTLVGRPAEVLLYCAGRKEAARVEVLGEPEAVDVFSRADLEI from the coding sequence ATGTCACTGGCCAGCACCGAGAGGGCCGCACTTGCCGACGATCTGGACCGGTTCGGCCCGGCCGCTCCGACCCTCTGCCAGGGATGGCTGGCGTCCGACCTCCTCACCCATCTGCTGCTGCGGGAGAACGACCCGCTCGCTGCCCCGGGCATGGCCGTGTCGACCTTCGACGAGATCACCGCCCGGCGGGCCGAGCGGCTGGAGTCCCGGCACTCATTCGCCGAGCGGGTGGAGCGGTTCCGCAAGGGCCCGGCCGCCTGGTCCGTGTTCCGCGTCCCTGCCCTGGACCGGGCGGCCAACGGGATGGAGTTCTTCATCCACCACGAGGATCTGCTGCGAGCCGAGCCCGACTGGAAACCGCGCGATCTGGGCCACCAGACCCAGACCCATCTGGCGAAGGTCCTGTCCCGTTCGGGACGGCTGCTGACCCGGCGCTCCCCCGTGGGGGTGCGTGCCGAACTCACCGACCAGAGTGGCGACCTGCACGATATGTGGCTGCGGCCGGGAGACCGGATCGTGACTCTGGTGGGTCGTCCGGCGGAGGTGCTGCTGTACTGCGCGGGCCGCAAGGAGGCGGCCAGGGTGGAGGTCCTCGGGGAGCCCGAGGCCGTGGACGTCTTCTCGCGGGCCGATCTGGAGATCTGA
- a CDS encoding nucleobase:cation symporter-2 family protein yields MSSADLKEPTVITPIRPEDEKVSPGRALLYGIQHILSAYGGVVAVPLVVGSAAGLPADEMGLIVAAALFVSGLATLLQSLGLPHLGARLPLVNGTTIGAASTMLAIIAANQSDPHRAMRVIFGAVIVAGVVGFCLAGLFARIRRFFPPVVTGTIIAAMGISLLPVAAGWVMGSDPKSPDYGSLTSLGIALFSLAVVLVCNRIKVLSQVSILVGIVAGTLFAAALGHADFSAVNHGSVIAFPRPFRFGAPVFEIGAILSMVIVIIVTLMEVMADLFAVGETIGTEIDDKRVADGLRADMLGAVVAPAFNSFAPTAFAQNVGLVAVTGIKSRFTVAAGAGLLIVLGLFPWLGRVVAAIPGPVLGGVGVVLFGTVASSGVKILAKADFENPHNLVVIAVALAMVMFPIGAPHLYDHLPTWLSMILGSGISSAALAAVLLNLLLNGRKGLEK; encoded by the coding sequence ATGTCGTCAGCAGATCTCAAAGAACCCACTGTCATCACGCCGATCAGACCCGAGGACGAGAAGGTCTCGCCCGGCAGGGCGCTCCTCTACGGCATCCAGCACATCCTGTCGGCCTACGGCGGAGTGGTCGCCGTCCCGCTGGTCGTCGGCAGCGCCGCCGGGCTGCCCGCCGACGAGATGGGGCTCATCGTCGCCGCCGCCCTCTTCGTCTCCGGCCTGGCCACCCTGCTGCAGTCCCTCGGGCTTCCCCACCTGGGCGCCAGGCTGCCCCTGGTCAACGGCACGACGATCGGCGCGGCGTCCACCATGCTGGCGATCATCGCCGCCAACCAGAGCGACCCCCACCGCGCGATGCGGGTGATCTTCGGCGCGGTGATCGTCGCCGGCGTCGTCGGCTTCTGCCTGGCCGGACTCTTCGCCCGGATCCGCCGCTTCTTCCCGCCCGTGGTCACTGGCACCATCATCGCCGCGATGGGCATCTCCCTGCTGCCGGTCGCCGCCGGATGGGTGATGGGCTCCGACCCGAAGTCGCCTGACTACGGCTCGCTCACCAGCCTGGGCATCGCCCTGTTCTCCCTGGCGGTTGTGCTGGTCTGCAACCGGATCAAGGTGCTCTCCCAAGTCTCCATCCTGGTGGGCATCGTCGCCGGCACGCTCTTCGCCGCGGCGCTGGGCCACGCCGACTTCTCGGCTGTGAATCACGGTTCGGTGATCGCCTTCCCCAGGCCCTTCCGCTTCGGCGCCCCAGTCTTCGAGATCGGCGCCATCCTCTCGATGGTCATCGTCATCATCGTCACCCTGATGGAGGTGATGGCCGACCTGTTCGCCGTTGGGGAGACCATCGGCACCGAGATCGACGACAAGCGGGTCGCCGACGGGCTGCGCGCCGACATGCTCGGTGCCGTCGTCGCCCCGGCCTTCAACTCCTTCGCCCCCACCGCCTTCGCCCAGAATGTCGGCCTGGTGGCCGTCACCGGCATCAAGTCCCGGTTCACGGTGGCCGCCGGTGCCGGCCTGCTCATCGTGCTGGGCCTGTTCCCGTGGCTGGGCCGCGTCGTCGCCGCGATCCCCGGACCCGTGCTCGGCGGGGTGGGCGTGGTCCTGTTCGGGACCGTGGCCTCCTCGGGGGTCAAGATCCTCGCCAAGGCCGACTTCGAGAATCCGCACAACCTGGTCGTCATCGCGGTGGCCCTGGCCATGGTGATGTTCCCGATCGGCGCGCCACACCTCTATGACCACCTGCCGACCTGGCTGTCGATGATCCTGGGCTCGGGGATCTCCTCGGCCGCACTGGCCGCCGTGCTGCTCAACCTGCTCCTCAACGGCCGCAAGGGCCTGGAGAAGTAG
- a CDS encoding ABC transporter permease, translating into MSRVAARVLPPAATVALLLAGWIAVTAGGAVPAYVIPSPQAVVTALVDNWGDVLASATWLTGAETLAGIGLGTAVAVGMAVASGYLAVIGRALTPLLIASQAIPTVVIGPLLTIALGYGMSPKVIVVALLCFFPVALNLMAGIHDVDHRLIDTMRTLHAGRSALLWRVRIPAAAPRGFAGLRVAVTFAPVAAVFAEYTGSTNGIGYLMLQAIPRLATDLVFAQVIVLTAMSGLLLGAVTLIERLACPWNVTEGHS; encoded by the coding sequence ATGAGCAGGGTCGCGGCCCGCGTCCTGCCTCCGGCAGCGACCGTGGCGCTGCTGCTGGCCGGCTGGATCGCCGTGACCGCCGGTGGTGCCGTCCCGGCCTATGTGATCCCCTCGCCGCAGGCGGTGGTGACGGCCCTGGTGGACAACTGGGGAGACGTCCTGGCCTCGGCGACCTGGCTCACCGGGGCCGAGACTCTGGCAGGCATCGGCCTGGGAACTGCGGTGGCGGTGGGGATGGCCGTCGCCTCGGGATACCTCGCCGTCATCGGACGGGCGCTCACCCCACTGCTGATCGCCTCCCAGGCGATCCCGACCGTCGTCATCGGACCGCTGCTCACCATCGCCCTGGGGTACGGGATGTCACCGAAGGTGATCGTCGTCGCCCTGCTGTGCTTCTTCCCGGTGGCACTGAACCTGATGGCAGGGATCCACGACGTCGACCATCGCCTGATCGACACCATGCGGACCCTCCACGCCGGGCGTTCGGCGCTGCTGTGGCGGGTGCGGATCCCCGCGGCCGCACCCCGCGGATTCGCCGGCCTGAGGGTCGCGGTGACATTCGCCCCGGTGGCCGCGGTCTTCGCCGAGTACACCGGATCCACCAACGGCATCGGCTATCTCATGCTCCAGGCCATCCCGCGCCTGGCCACCGACCTCGTCTTCGCCCAGGTGATCGTCCTCACCGCCATGTCCGGCCTGCTGCTGGGCGCCGTGACCCTGATCGAGCGACTCGCCTGCCCCTGGAATGTCACGGAAGGACACTCATGA
- a CDS encoding HNH endonuclease signature motif containing protein: MGRDFWELSGVIEQALDAIDHTGDSRMPDTQKVAAMRRARALADQMVALAAVYTDLVARSSATERTTGTPLSDYLAVTEGRSSSEANGLVHQAGRITADPRVRDAALAGTVSPGKAAAAGAVLRDLPRHDMSEAQRRAAAETLIDQAAGGVTTGQIARSADRVLEQVAPDLAPTPDGRAAEAERRRRRAVRERHLTFADTGRGSARIFGQLPQMEGDLLRTVVGACVERDRGDERRELETLKAQRATGELSAGQYFAARTVLGERESRTTAQRQADAITDMVTALQSAGQIPVAGGETPRVVVTLDYTKLLQLAVEAAATGLRPDGSPLDEVSVARLRTAVTGTTKSGQDIPASQVRLACCDAGILPTVLGQASEILDVGREHRLVAPQIRKALTLRDSGCVIPGCTVPAPACQAHHVIPWWAGGPTSLNNLALICRHHHGVIEPHRYDPAADQWRITFDPDTGKPQVHPPRRLRHDLPPGPDAGEDSAHGRDRATATPEVVSSGGHGEYQQENSALGPEKSADRRDGDGDGAHRCAERPDDQEPLIA, from the coding sequence ATGGGACGGGACTTCTGGGAACTCAGCGGGGTGATCGAACAGGCGCTGGACGCCATCGACCACACCGGCGACTCCCGGATGCCCGACACCCAGAAGGTCGCCGCGATGAGACGGGCCCGAGCCCTCGCCGACCAGATGGTGGCCCTGGCCGCCGTCTATACCGACCTGGTGGCCAGGTCCTCCGCCACCGAGAGGACCACCGGGACACCCCTGAGCGACTATCTGGCGGTCACCGAGGGCCGCAGCTCCTCGGAGGCCAACGGGCTGGTGCATCAGGCGGGCCGGATCACCGCCGACCCCCGGGTGCGTGACGCCGCCCTGGCCGGGACCGTGTCTCCGGGCAAGGCCGCCGCGGCCGGGGCCGTGCTGCGTGACCTTCCGCGCCACGACATGAGTGAGGCGCAACGACGGGCCGCCGCCGAGACGCTGATCGATCAGGCCGCCGGTGGGGTCACCACCGGCCAGATAGCCCGCTCCGCCGATCGAGTGCTGGAGCAGGTGGCCCCCGACCTGGCCCCCACCCCCGACGGGCGAGCCGCCGAGGCCGAACGGCGCCGCCGCCGGGCCGTCCGGGAACGCCACCTCACGTTCGCCGACACGGGGAGGGGCTCGGCGCGGATCTTCGGGCAGTTGCCCCAGATGGAGGGCGACCTGCTGCGCACAGTCGTCGGGGCGTGCGTGGAACGCGACCGAGGTGACGAACGCCGCGAACTCGAGACCCTCAAGGCGCAGAGGGCCACGGGGGAGTTGAGTGCCGGCCAGTACTTCGCGGCGCGGACCGTCCTGGGGGAGCGGGAGTCCCGCACCACCGCCCAACGGCAGGCCGACGCGATCACTGACATGGTCACCGCCCTCCAGAGCGCCGGACAGATCCCGGTCGCCGGCGGTGAGACACCGCGGGTCGTGGTCACCCTCGACTACACAAAGCTCCTGCAGCTGGCCGTGGAGGCGGCGGCCACCGGCCTCCGCCCCGACGGCAGCCCTTTGGATGAGGTGTCGGTCGCCCGGTTGCGGACCGCGGTGACCGGCACCACCAAGTCCGGGCAGGACATCCCGGCCTCCCAGGTGCGTCTGGCCTGCTGCGACGCCGGGATCCTGCCGACCGTTCTCGGCCAGGCCTCCGAGATCCTGGATGTGGGACGGGAGCACCGGCTGGTGGCACCCCAGATCCGCAAGGCCCTGACCTTGCGGGACTCCGGGTGCGTCATCCCCGGCTGCACCGTTCCCGCACCGGCCTGTCAGGCCCACCACGTCATCCCCTGGTGGGCCGGCGGACCCACATCCCTGAACAACCTCGCCCTGATCTGCCGGCATCACCACGGGGTCATCGAACCCCACCGCTACGACCCCGCCGCCGACCAATGGCGCATCACCTTCGACCCCGACACCGGGAAACCCCAGGTCCACCCGCCCCGACGCCTCCGCCACGACCTCCCACCCGGCCCGGATGCCGGGGAGGACTCCGCCCACGGCCGAGACAGGGCGACCGCGACGCCCGAAGTCGTCTCGTCCGGAGGCCACGGCGAGTACCAGCAGGAGAACTCCGCCCTCGGGCCGGAGAAGAGCGCGGATCGCCGGGATGGCGATGGTGACGGGGCACATCGATGCGCTGAACGACCCGACGATCAGGAGCCACTCATCGCGTGA
- a CDS encoding ABC transporter substrate-binding protein, with translation MTRSPQHTAISRRRLGLAAVGAALALAGCGRKADARTSTRSRAVNLLLDWNPNPDHVTIYTAQHTGAFSKAGVDVAIHNPANTADAAKQVSLGRADLAVSYEPDTLIAVAQGLRVVSVAALIPTCLTSLIARKDSGITSAADLAGKTVALSGLASQKPSVEYIARKAHVDPATITMPNVQQSLDQALLTGKAHAVYGAFRNIEGIELAGKIPVTVLPATELGLPGYSELVIIANPERLTSDAGYAGRVKAFLKGLAAGQAIALAHPDEAVTAMQVPAKGSYDRATLARMVKATVSLLGAEFGVQKGSDWASYATWMHRNGLLDTAVDGAKATTNEWLVK, from the coding sequence ATGACCCGCTCCCCTCAGCACACAGCCATCAGCCGACGTCGGCTCGGCCTGGCCGCGGTCGGCGCCGCCCTGGCCCTGGCGGGCTGCGGCCGGAAGGCCGACGCGCGGACCAGCACCCGGAGTCGCGCGGTGAACCTCCTGCTGGACTGGAATCCGAATCCCGACCACGTCACCATCTACACCGCCCAGCACACCGGCGCTTTCAGCAAGGCCGGGGTCGACGTCGCGATCCACAATCCGGCCAACACCGCCGACGCCGCGAAGCAGGTCTCCCTGGGCCGGGCCGACCTCGCGGTCTCCTACGAGCCCGACACCCTCATCGCTGTCGCGCAGGGCCTGCGGGTGGTCTCGGTGGCGGCCCTGATCCCCACCTGCCTCACCTCGCTCATCGCCCGGAAGGACTCCGGCATCACCAGTGCTGCAGATCTGGCGGGGAAGACGGTGGCCCTCTCCGGTCTCGCCTCTCAGAAGCCGAGTGTCGAGTACATCGCCCGCAAGGCCCACGTCGACCCTGCCACGATCACCATGCCGAATGTTCAGCAGAGCCTTGATCAGGCGCTGCTCACCGGCAAGGCCCACGCCGTATACGGCGCATTCCGCAACATCGAGGGAATCGAACTGGCCGGGAAGATCCCTGTGACCGTGCTTCCCGCCACCGAGCTGGGGCTGCCCGGCTACTCCGAACTGGTGATCATCGCGAACCCGGAGCGGCTGACCTCCGACGCCGGCTACGCGGGCCGGGTGAAGGCCTTCCTCAAGGGGCTGGCCGCCGGTCAGGCCATCGCACTGGCCCACCCGGACGAGGCGGTGACCGCGATGCAGGTGCCGGCCAAGGGGTCCTATGACCGGGCGACCCTCGCCCGGATGGTCAAGGCCACGGTCTCCCTTCTGGGCGCGGAATTCGGGGTGCAGAAGGGATCGGACTGGGCTTCTTACGCCACCTGGATGCACCGCAACGGACTGCTCGACACTGCGGTCGACGGGGCGAAGGCCACCACCAACGAGTGGCTGGTCAAATGA
- the gatA gene encoding Asp-tRNA(Asn)/Glu-tRNA(Gln) amidotransferase subunit GatA, giving the protein MADLSTTESLLRADATELVAAMESGDLSSEQITAACLDRIDAVDDRVNAFITVDRDRALAQARGIDARRAAGERLGPLAGAPLAVKDMFCYKGMRTTAASRMLEHWISPYTSTVVQRCIDAGMVILGKTNLDEFAMGSSTETSAFGATRNPWATDRIPGGSGGGSAAALAAFEAPLGLGTDTGGSIRMPAAVTGTVGVKPTYGGTSRYGVIAMASSLDQPGPCGRSVLDTALLHQVIAGHDPMDQTSVPADVPPVVEAARRGDVAGLRIGVVKELSGPGYSAGVLERFNEAVAALTAVGAEVVEVSCPSFEHALAAYYLIQPSEVSSNLARYDAMRYGLRVDDDGHHSAEQVMTASRGAGFGAEAKRRIIIGTYALSSGYYDAYYGSAQKVRTLISRDLGEAWKTCDVLVSPTTPTTAFRIGERADDPLSMYAADLCTIPANMGGIASGSFPAGLSDGLPVGFQVMAPVMRDDRVYQVGAALERELEKDWGAPLLARIPALDESEKEGAR; this is encoded by the coding sequence ATGGCGGACCTGTCCACCACAGAGAGCCTGCTGCGAGCCGACGCCACCGAGCTGGTCGCCGCGATGGAGTCCGGCGACCTGTCGTCCGAGCAGATCACTGCGGCCTGCCTGGACCGGATCGACGCCGTCGACGACCGGGTCAACGCCTTCATCACTGTCGACCGCGACCGGGCCCTGGCCCAGGCCCGCGGCATCGACGCCCGCCGGGCGGCCGGCGAGAGGCTCGGCCCGCTGGCCGGGGCGCCGCTGGCCGTCAAGGACATGTTCTGCTACAAGGGCATGCGCACCACAGCGGCCTCGAGAATGCTGGAGCACTGGATCTCCCCGTACACCTCGACGGTGGTGCAGCGCTGCATCGACGCCGGAATGGTGATCCTCGGCAAGACCAACCTCGACGAATTCGCGATGGGATCCTCCACCGAGACCTCGGCCTTCGGTGCGACCCGCAACCCGTGGGCCACCGACCGGATCCCGGGCGGTTCGGGAGGCGGCTCGGCCGCGGCCCTGGCGGCCTTCGAGGCCCCACTGGGTCTGGGCACCGACACCGGCGGCTCGATCCGGATGCCGGCGGCGGTCACCGGAACCGTCGGCGTCAAGCCGACCTACGGCGGGACGTCGCGCTACGGCGTCATCGCCATGGCCTCGTCCCTGGACCAGCCCGGCCCGTGCGGGCGCAGCGTCCTGGACACCGCGCTGCTGCACCAGGTGATCGCCGGCCACGACCCGATGGACCAGACCTCGGTGCCTGCCGATGTGCCCCCGGTCGTCGAGGCCGCCCGGCGCGGCGATGTGGCGGGGCTGCGGATCGGTGTCGTGAAGGAGCTGTCCGGGCCCGGCTACTCGGCCGGAGTCCTCGAGCGCTTCAACGAGGCGGTCGCGGCGCTGACCGCCGTCGGCGCCGAGGTGGTGGAGGTCTCCTGCCCGTCATTCGAGCATGCGCTGGCCGCCTACTACCTCATCCAGCCCTCCGAGGTGTCCAGCAACCTGGCCCGCTACGACGCCATGCGCTACGGGCTGCGGGTCGACGACGACGGTCATCATTCGGCCGAGCAGGTGATGACTGCGAGCCGGGGGGCCGGATTCGGCGCCGAGGCGAAGCGGCGCATCATCATCGGCACCTACGCGCTGTCCAGCGGCTACTACGACGCCTACTACGGCTCGGCGCAGAAGGTCCGCACCCTCATCTCGCGCGATCTCGGCGAGGCGTGGAAGACCTGCGACGTGCTCGTGTCTCCCACCACACCGACCACCGCGTTCCGGATCGGCGAGCGGGCCGATGATCCGCTGTCCATGTACGCCGCCGACCTGTGCACGATCCCCGCCAATATGGGGGGCATCGCGTCGGGATCCTTCCCGGCCGGGCTGTCGGACGGCCTGCCGGTCGGCTTCCAGGTGATGGCACCGGTGATGCGCGACGACCGCGTCTACCAGGTGGGTGCGGCGTTGGAGCGCGAACTGGAGAAGGACTGGGGAGCCCCGCTGCTGGCGCGGATCCCGGCCCTGGACGAGTCTGAGAAGGAGGGTGCGCGATGA
- a CDS encoding amino acid-binding protein has protein sequence MLRVQVPDIPGTLGLVATAMGTVNADIAAVEIVEKGPGYAIDDFILTLPPSTLPDTLVSTCDMLDGVKVLWLSRYPENWGIESDIATLNRMADDPEHGAEILTEATPVVFHCQWAALFSADREVLTSTALAPEFTVESTRQLEPFDQPHSIDLTDGWMDGWGDTVVAVAPLAGGRGLALGRQGGPTFLGSELNRLKHLAALAN, from the coding sequence ATGCTCCGAGTTCAGGTGCCCGACATCCCAGGAACCCTGGGACTGGTGGCCACCGCCATGGGAACCGTGAATGCCGATATCGCCGCGGTCGAGATCGTGGAGAAGGGCCCTGGCTACGCCATCGACGATTTCATCCTCACCCTGCCTCCCAGCACTCTGCCCGACACCCTGGTGTCGACCTGCGACATGCTCGACGGTGTGAAGGTGCTGTGGCTCTCGCGGTACCCGGAGAACTGGGGCATCGAGTCCGACATCGCCACCCTCAACCGGATGGCCGACGATCCGGAGCACGGCGCCGAGATCCTCACCGAGGCCACGCCGGTGGTCTTCCACTGCCAGTGGGCTGCGCTGTTCAGCGCCGACCGCGAGGTGCTCACCTCCACCGCCCTGGCACCGGAATTCACTGTGGAGTCCACCAGACAGCTGGAGCCCTTCGACCAGCCGCACTCGATCGACCTCACCGACGGCTGGATGGACGGCTGGGGGGACACGGTCGTGGCGGTCGCCCCCCTGGCCGGTGGGCGGGGGCTGGCGCTGGGACGCCAGGGCGGCCCGACCTTCCTCGGCTCCGAGCTGAACCGGCTCAAGCATCTGGCTGCGCTGGCGAACTGA
- the gatB gene encoding Asp-tRNA(Asn)/Glu-tRNA(Gln) amidotransferase subunit GatB, translating to MSVWTTDDLLGYDEAMERFDPVLGLEVHVELSTASKMFCGCPADSDGAEPNTHVCPVCLGLPGSMPAINGHAVESAIRIGLALNCRIAPWCRMARKNYFYPDMTKDYQTSQYDEPICHDGHVDLEVDGKTYRVEIERAHMEEDAGKSLHVGGSDGRIQGAAYSLMDYNRAGVPLIEIVTKPVRGLGAAAPQVARAYMAHLRDIMIALGVSHARMERGNLRCDANVSLMPKGATKLGTRTETKNVNSLRSVEGALTYEIRRQAAVLASGRAVRQQTRMWQEDGEYTIAGRDKSDAEDYRYFPEPDLVPIEASAEWVEELRATLPELPAAKRARLSAEWSFSQLEMDAVVNAGALDLIEETVRAGAGAASARKWWLTELSRRANEAGCELAEVGMSPVQVAAVQKMVDAGTLTDKLARSVIDGVIAGEGEPDQVVAARGLAVVSDDGALGQAVDDAIAANPGVAEKIRGGKVQAAGALIGQVMKAMRGQADAKRVREIILDKLS from the coding sequence ATGAGCGTGTGGACCACTGACGACCTCCTCGGCTACGACGAGGCCATGGAGCGCTTCGACCCGGTGCTGGGACTGGAGGTGCACGTCGAGCTGTCGACCGCCTCGAAGATGTTCTGCGGCTGCCCGGCCGATTCCGACGGTGCCGAACCCAACACGCATGTCTGCCCGGTGTGCCTGGGGCTGCCCGGCTCGATGCCGGCGATCAACGGACACGCGGTGGAATCAGCGATCCGGATCGGCCTGGCCCTCAACTGCCGGATCGCGCCCTGGTGCCGAATGGCCCGGAAGAACTACTTCTACCCGGACATGACCAAGGACTACCAGACCTCCCAGTACGACGAGCCGATCTGCCACGACGGCCACGTCGACCTGGAGGTCGACGGGAAGACCTACCGGGTAGAGATCGAGCGGGCCCATATGGAGGAGGACGCCGGCAAGTCGCTGCATGTCGGCGGTTCGGACGGACGCATCCAGGGCGCCGCGTACTCCCTGATGGACTACAACCGGGCCGGCGTGCCGCTCATCGAGATCGTCACCAAGCCGGTGCGCGGCCTGGGGGCCGCCGCACCGCAGGTGGCGCGGGCCTACATGGCCCATCTGCGCGACATCATGATCGCCCTGGGGGTGTCGCACGCCCGGATGGAGAGGGGCAACCTGCGCTGTGACGCCAACGTGTCGCTGATGCCGAAGGGCGCCACGAAGCTGGGCACCCGCACCGAGACCAAGAACGTCAACTCGCTGCGCTCGGTGGAGGGGGCACTCACCTACGAGATCCGGCGCCAGGCCGCGGTGCTGGCCTCGGGGCGGGCGGTGCGCCAGCAGACCCGGATGTGGCAGGAGGACGGCGAGTACACCATCGCCGGGCGCGACAAGTCCGACGCCGAGGACTACCGCTACTTCCCCGAGCCCGATCTGGTGCCGATCGAGGCGTCGGCCGAGTGGGTGGAGGAGCTGCGCGCCACCCTGCCGGAGCTGCCGGCGGCCAAGCGGGCCCGGCTGAGTGCCGAGTGGTCCTTCTCGCAGCTGGAGATGGACGCCGTGGTGAACGCCGGTGCGCTGGACCTCATCGAGGAGACCGTGAGGGCCGGTGCTGGTGCGGCGTCGGCGCGCAAGTGGTGGCTCACTGAGCTGTCGCGGCGGGCCAACGAGGCCGGCTGCGAACTGGCAGAGGTCGGCATGAGCCCGGTCCAGGTGGCCGCGGTGCAGAAGATGGTCGACGCCGGGACGCTCACTGACAAGCTGGCGCGCAGTGTCATCGACGGGGTGATCGCCGGGGAGGGCGAGCCCGACCAGGTGGTTGCAGCGCGCGGCCTGGCGGTCGTCTCCGACGATGGCGCCCTCGGGCAGGCTGTCGATGACGCCATCGCCGCCAATCCCGGTGTGGCCGAGAAGATCCGCGGCGGGAAGGTGCAGGCCGCCGGAGCCCTCATCGGGCAGGTGATGAAGGCGATGCGCGGCCAGGCCGACGCCAAGAGGGTTCGCGAGATCATCCTGGACAAGCTGTCCTGA